The DNA sequence TGGCTGCGTTCAGATCGGCGATCGTGGTCGCATTTTGGGCAACTTCCAACTTCAGCGGCTCCGCGATGCTCAAGCCTTCCGTGACGCGGGTGCGGATGGTGTAATCCTGATAAGCCGGTAGAGCGATCGCGGCCAAAATACCGATAATAGCCACAACGATCATCAGTTCGATCAAGGTAAAGCCGCGTTGGAACTTATTCATGGGATAACTCCTCAATTTACTTTCAGAAAAAACCCGGTTTTGGGTTAGGAAGTTGGGGGGATACGCTTGCGATCCCTTCGCGTTTGTCTGTTGCAGCCAGTGTGCCAGAATCGAAAACCTCCGTTATTTTTTTCTAATCTAATAAAAAATAAAAAGAAAAAATTAAACATTCCCCAAGCGGCATATCTACTCATTCCATAAGGGAACTTTTTGTCGGAAGCGTACTGACTTCAAAGGGCGCAGGTTGACGTTTTTGGTCAGGAGAGATGGATGGAGGGCTTTAGCGAGAACAAATTACTATCCATAATGAACTGCCCGTGAGGTAAGCGTTCACCTCCCCCCTTTGGAAAAGGGGGGCCGGGGGGGATTTCGCACGAGCGACGGGGCCAAAATCCCCCCTCACCCCCCCTTGCTAAAGAGGGGACTGAACGGTTACCCCGTGAGTACGAAAACAACTGACCAAAATTTGCATCGAAATATTGATAGCGTATAAGCTATCAAAATGATTCCTATCGTTGTTGATGCCAATGTCTTTGTCTCAGCGCTTCGCTCGGAGGGTGGCGCTTCGCGTGAGGTACTCCGTCGAGCGTTGCACAGTGTTTATCAACCCCTATTTTCCAATGCGCTCTGGTTGGAATACGAAGATTTGCTGGGACGCAACGTCTGGTCCGAGGCCACCACGGCAGAGGAACGCCGGGAAGTACTTGCTGCGCTGGCGGGTAGCGGGCGCTGGGTCAGGATTTACTACCTCTGGCATCCTAATCTGCCTGACGAAGCAGATAATCACCTCATCGAACTAGCCATAGCCGGGGGCGCTACGGCTATCATCACCCACAACACACGGAATTTGTTGCACAGCCAATTATTCTGGAAAAGCTTGTCCATCCTAACGCCTGCTCAATGCCTGGAGGCACTACGATGAGTACCCTAACGATTCGTCTACCGAACGATACCCATGATCGGCTCAGACAACTCGCCGCCCTGCGAGGCGTCAGCCTTAATAAACTGATGGAAGAAATCAGCATCCAAACCTTATCCAGCTTTGACGCCGAGACCCGGTTTCGCGCCTTGGCGGCCCAAGCCGACCCACAACGGGCGCTGGCGATTCTGAACCGGCTGGATGAGCAGAATCAGATCACGCGCTAATATATTTGCGTCAATGATCAATGGCGAATCTGTTTTAGCCACATTCCTATAGACTATATCGCTTAACATAATGAGAATTCATATAAAATACTGAGGATTTTTCCACCATGCGCAACCGTTCTTCATTGCTTACCCCTTTCCTTGCCATCGTCCTGCTGCTTGCCTCGGGAATAGCCGCCGCCGTTCCCGAAATCCAGCACTGGCGCACGGCCAACGATGTGCCGGTCTATTTCATTTCGGCCCGGGAACTGCCCATGGTCGACGCGCAAATCCTGTTCAACGCCGGTTCGGCCCGCGACGGCGACCAACCGGGACTGGCGCGACTAACCAATGCTTTGCTGGAAGAAGGCGCGGGCGACTGGTCGGCGGATGACATTGCGGATCGACTGGATCGTGTCGGCGCACAGTTCAGCGCCAGTTCGCAGCGTGATTCAGCGGTAATCTCATTACGCAGCCTGACCGATCCCCGCTATCTGCAACCGGCGGTGGAAACCGTGGCCCGGTTGATCAGGGAGCCGGCCTTTGCCCCGGAGGCGATCGAACGGGTTCGTCAACAAATGCTGACCGCATTGCAAGAACGCGCCCAATCGCCCGGCGCTATTGCTCAAGACGCTTTCTATCGCGCGCTGTATGGCCAACATCCCTATGGCTCGCCGCCAGAAGGCACAACCGCCAGTCTGAAAGCGCTCACCCGCGCCGCGGTCCAAGACTTCCACCGCCGCCATTACACCGCCGCCAACGCCAGGGTTGCGCTGGTCGGCGATCTGGATCGACCCGCTGCCGAGCGGTTAGCCAACGCGCTGGTCGGCGGTCTGCCTCCAGGCGAACCGATTCCGCCGCCGCCCCCTGTCCCTGAAGTGACTGCCAGTCAGACGGTGCGCATTGCCCATCCCTCCGCGCAAAGCCATATCCTGATCGGTCAAATAGGCGTCAGTCGCGCCGATCCCGATTACTACGCACTCTATTTGGGTAACCATGTTCTGGGCGGTAACGGGCTGGTTTCGCAGCTATCCCAGGAAATTCGCGAGAAACGCGGCCTTGCTTATAGCGTCTACAGCGCCTTTTCGCCGATGCGCCAGGCCGGTCCCTTTCTGATCGGTCTGCAAACCCGCAACGATCAAGTCGATACCGCGCTGGAGGTTGCCAAGACCGCTCTCCGCCAGTTCACTGCCCAGGGTCCCGAGGCCCAGGCGTTGGAAGAAGCGCGGCAGAACATTACCGGCGGCTTCGCATTGGATCTTGCTGGCAACCGCAAGCTCGCCAACTATCTGGGAATGATTGCCTTTTATGGATTGCCCCTGGATTACCTGCAAAACTTCGTTAGCGTTATGAACGATATTACTTTGGATCAGGTCACGGGCGCCTGGCGACGCCATATCCAGCCCGACCGGCTCATCACAGTCATCGTCGGTGGTGGTCAGGACGCACCCGATTCGTCAGATCGTTAACCGGAATAAGAGTCATAATCAAGATGAAAATTCTGATCTTATCGCTCATCATTGCATTCCCGACCAGCGCGCTGGCGCAGAGTCGCCTGGAGCAACGCGTTGACGAATTGGAACAGCGTGTAAAAATTTTGGAACAGCAAAGCGGTCGTCATACCTTTCTGACTGAACCACTGCAAAAAAACTCTCAAGAGCCGGTTTTTCCCGGTAAATTTATCGAACCCACTTCTTCCGCTCGTCGCTGGATTCGTTTCAGCGCGGACGGAACCTTCCTGTTTCACACGCCATCCGATCAGTTTACAGGAACCTGGGAAAAATCCGGCGCGAAGGTTTCGATCCGGGTTCAAAGCGGTTTCACCGAGGAATTCCATATTGTTGGAGACGCCTTAGTGGATAGCCGCAATATCACCTGGATAAAAGCGAAAAGCCAATAATTAAAGAGGACAAATCTCGTGAAAAAACTGTGCTTGCGTTGTTATATCAGCGGCCGCGTTCAGGGCGTCGGATTTCGCTACGCCACCGCGGACAAAGCCTTCTCGCTGGGCGTAACCGGGTATGTCCGCAACCTGCCAGATCGGCGGGTGGAAGCGCTGATCTGTGGCGATGAACGGGCGGTCACTGCGCTTCAGCACTGGCTAAGGCAAGGTCCGCCATTCGCCCACGTCAGCGATACCTATTGCGAAGCCTTGCCCTATCAGGATTTCCACGATTTTCGGATTGAATGAAAATGCTGAATCGAGCTTGACTTATCCACAGGCTTATGCAATCCCTCTGTCTAGCGAGTTATTCGGCTCCCTTCAACCCAAAATTGTGATCAGATTCCAAGTGTTGAACATAAGATATTGATATAAGATTAAAAAAATAAATAACTGGAAAGTCGTTAAAACGTCATTAATGCAATGACAATATGTACTTAGCGGCAATTAGCAAAAGTTATCCACAAAGTTATCCACAGGCAACCTGTTTCGTGTCAACTTTATGATTGGCGGGGCTACGCTACCAGGACTTTCGCTTGGCTACCATATAAAGTATGGTAATGATCAATAAATATCTATATATGGTAAAAAATAGCCCATAAGCGAAAGTCCTGGCTACAAAATTCATCTCAAAGCCAGGATAACTCTACGGATAAGGATTGCCTGAAGAATGGCTCGTGCTTTGACACAAGCTTAATGACAGCGTGATTATCATCGCAATCTGCAAAACGATCAGGCGCTAACCATCAAATATACAAGGGATTTTTATGCATCTGCTTTGGGCTATTGCCCTGATCATCGGCCTTGGCGGCGATGTCAACGCTACAGAGTCTTTGCGCGCGCAACGGCAAGCCTTTCAAATCGTCGAGCGATCGTTGCAGACTGGCGCGTCCCTGGATGATGCATCGTTGCGCGACTACCCGCTTTATCCCTATCTGGTTTACAAAGACCTGTCCCGTCGATTGAATGCATTCCCTGCTGCCGAAGTGCGGGATTTCCTGCAAACCTGGGCCGACACGCCCCTGGCGGATCGCCTGCGCAACGCCTGGTTGCGTCAACTGGCTGGCGCCCAGCGTTGGGCGGATTACCTGCGCGACGCTGTCCCCAGCCGCGATCCGACCTTCGAATGCTGGCGGCGGCAGGCGTTGCTTAATACGGACCAGACCGACGCCGCATTGCAGGATTTCGCCGCCGTTTGGCTCACTGGTCATTCGCTTCCCAATGCCTGTGATCCAGTGATCGCCGTCTGGCAGACTCAGGGCCAGCTTTCGCCGGAATTGCGCTGGCAACGCTTTGCGCTGGCCATGAAGGAGGGCGAGACGGGACTGGCCCAGTATCTGCGCGCTGATATGCCAGCGAACGATCAGGCTTTGGCGGATACGTGGCTGGCGGTAGCGAATGACCCGACCCTGATTCTCGATGCTGACCGTTTTAACGTAGATGACCCGCGCGTCCCGCCGATTCTGGCTGATGGTTTGAATCGCTGGCGGCGGCGCGATGCCCTGGGGGCAATTGCTGCTTTGGACACCCTCAAGGCGTGGAATCCAGCGTTAGCGCCTCATCTGGCCGATGAGGAACGGTTACTGGCCCTGTGGATCGCCAGCGATTACCACCCGACAGCGCTGGCGCGGCTGACCGCCCTGCCGGAAACCGTCGTCGATGCCGACGTACGGGAATGGCGGATCCGCGTTTGCCTGAAACAGGGCGACTGGCCTGCAACCCTGCACTGGCTTGATCAATTGCCTCCGGAAGAACGTGACAGCCCGCGCTGGCAATACTGGCGTGGCCGGGCGCTGGAAGCGCTGAATCGTATCGAATCGGCCCAACAAGCCTACCGAAACGCCTCTGGCCACCGTGACTACTACGGCTTCCTGGCCGCTGACCGACTGGGTGTTCCCTATACGATCACCAATACGCCGTTGGTGGTTTCGCTCACCGAATTGACCGCGCTGCTGGCCGCTTCGCCTGGGCTACAACGGGCCAGGGAGTTGTACATTCTGGGCCGGGAATGGGAAGCCGACGCCGAATGGCGACAAGCGACCCGAGCGTTCGATCCGGCAGTGCTGAAACAGGCGGCGCGGTTAGCCCAGCGCTGGGAGTGGCGCCATCAGGCTATTATTACCATTGCCCGGGCCGAATACTGGGACGATCTGGAACTGCGCTTTCCACTGGCCTACCGGGATGGAATCGTGGCAAACGCCACAGCCGATGCCCTGGACCCGGCCTGGGTTTACGCGGTCATCCGTCAGGAAAGCGCGTTTCGCGCCGACGCTCGTTCCCCAGTTGGGGCGCTGGGCCTGATGCAGCTCATGCCGGCTACCGGTCGCCAAGTGGCCCAGGATTTACAAGATCCTGCCAATAAAGCCGATCTGCGTCAGCCGGAAACCAATATCCGCTACGGCGTTCGCTACCTGCGACGCATGCTGGAACGGTTGCAGGGTAATCCAGCCCTGGCCACCGCCGCTTACAATGCCGGACCCAACAAGGTCATCGAATGGTTGCCAGTGCATGATTCAGTACCCGCCGATGTCTGGGCGGAAACCATTCCCTATCGGGAAACCCGGGCCTATGTGCAGCGGGTCATGGAATACGCCATCGTCTATCAGCGTCTGCTCGGCTTGCAAGAGGATTCCACCACCCTCAGTGCGCGCATGAAGCCGGTGTTGCCGCTGGAAAATCCTGGGTAGGCAGGTTAGCCCCTGTGCGAAACACCTCACACTCCCACGTATTACAATCCCCCTTAAGCCAAGTGTTGGAGGCCGCTGATATTGGCGTCTGGGAGTATGATCATGTCAGCGACCGCATGTTTTGGAGTCCCTGGCTGTACACCTTGCTGGGCTACGACATCGAGCAAGCGCCGTCCAGTCTGGCTGCCTGGCTTGGTCTGATCCACCGCGATGACTTGCCTGGGGTGCAGGCGCGCATTGCGGCAACGCTGGCGCCGGAAAATTCGTTGTGCGAGGTCGAATATCGCTTGCGCGCCGCGGATGGCCAATGGCGCTGGTTCCACGCACGGGGCCGGGTTATGCGACGGGATGCAAACGGCCGACCGCTGCTTACCGCTGGCATTCAACTGGATATCTCCGAACGCAAACACACGGAGCTACTGCTGCAAACGCAGCATGAATTTTCTGCAATTCTCGCCCAAAGACCCACCCGGGAGAGGTTGCTCAAGGCGATTCTGGAAAGCGCCTTGAGCTTGCCGGAATTGGATGGTGGGGGACTCTATTGGCGCGAGCCGGACAACAGCTATCGGTTAGTGGTCCGGCAGGGATTGTCTCCGGTCTTTTTTGCGAAAGTTGAGCATCTGGCTGCCGATTCGCGCCAGGCAGCCATTATCCGCGAAGGCCAGCTACATTGCAGTTGTATGACTGAACAGGCGTATTGCATCGATTCCGCGCTGATTCGAGAACCGGCGTTGATTGAAGAAGGCCTCCAGTCACTAGTCGTGCTACCGATCCATGTCAGGAACAACCCGATGGCCTGTCTTAATCTGGCCAGCAAACAGATTGGAGCGGTCGGGTCGCTAACGGTGACCGCGCTGCAAACGCTGGCCTGCCAGTTCACGCAGGCCCTAGGATGTGTGCTCGCCCAGGAAGAAGCCTTCCGGCAGCAGCAAAACCTGGCGGAACTCTTTAACGCGATTAACGATTATCTCTTCGTTCTCGATCTGGAGGGCCGCATCCTGCACTACAATCTGGCGGTGGCAAAAGGGCTGGGCTACGGCAATACGCTGTTCGACCAACCGATTAGCGCTGTTCATCCGCCTGAAGTCCACAATGAAGTCGGCCAGATCATCGCCGAGATACTGGCCGGAACCCGCGCAACGTGCCCACTGCCGCTGCTGAAAGCTGATGGCGAACGCGTGCTGGTGGATACCCGAGTGGTGAGAGGACGCTGGAACAGCCAACCAGTAATCATTGGGGTATCGCGCGACATCAGCATCGAACAAGCGGCCCGGATGGCGTTGGAAAACGAGGCCGAATGGCGTCGCGCGCTGATCGAAAATTCCCGTGACGGGATCGCCATTTTCAACGAAGACCACCAGATTATTGAAGTTAACCGAAGTTTTGCCGAGATGCTGGGCTACGCGCCGGAAGAGATGATCGGCCTGTATTCCTGGAATATAGACGCCGATATGACCGAAGCGGACATCCGCGCCGCGTTCGCCGATCCTCTTGCTATTGACGCTACTTTCGAAGCCCGCCATCGTCGCAAGGACGGTACGCTTTACGATGCTGAAGTCAGCGTCCGAGGCGCCCGCATCGGCGGGCGCAAGGTCTTTGTCACCATCACGCGCGACATCAGCGAGAAAAAACGTGCTGAAGCCAGCTTGCGGCGCAGTGAGGAACAATATCGGGCCGTTATTGAAACTTCGGCAGATGGATTCTGGATGGTGGACTCACAAGGCCGCCTGCTGGAAGTCAACGAAGCGTATGCGCGTCTGTCCGGTTATAGTCGCGATGAATTGCGATCCATGTCGATCATGGCTCTGGAGGCGCACGAGAATCCGGAGGAGATCCGCGCCCATATCGACAAGGTGCGTCGTGAAGGCAGTGGCCTGTTTGAGACCTGGCATCGGGCGAAAAGTGGCCGGGTTTGGCGCGCTGAAGTCAATACTAGCTACTGGCCAAGCGCTGGCGAACGGTTTTTTGTCTTCATCCGCGACGTCGATCATCGGCAACGCTCGGAAACGTTGCTAAAAATCCGCATGCGCCTGTCGCAAGCCGCGCTGACCAGCACTTTGGAGGACCTGATGAGGGCGGCCCTGGACGAAGCGGAGCACCTGACCGGCAGCACAATCGGTTTCTTTCATTTTGTCGAACCGGATCAGCGACACCTGACCTTGCAAGCCTGGTCCAGCCGGACACTGGAGAATTGCAGCCGCCCGGCGAACGACAAGGGTCAACGCTACCCTATCCATCAGGCCAGCGTCTGGATCGATTGTGTGCAGCAACGCCAACCGGTGCTTCATAATGACGAAGCGCGTTTGACAGCGCTGTACGGCTTGCCCATCGGCCACGTCGTCATCCGGCGTGAATTATTGTTGCCTGTCCTAGGCAATGATCGAGTGGCTGCGATTATCGGCGTGGGGAACAAACCCGAGGATTACACGGCTGACGATGTCGAAGCGATGCAGCAACTAACTGATCTAGTGATGGACATCATTGAGCGCAAGCGCACTCAGGACCAGATGAACTACCTTGCGTATCACGATGCGCTCACTGGTTTACCGAATCGGATTCTGCTAGCGGACCGCTTACGGCAAGCCATGGTGCAGGCGCGGCGGAACCAGCGGCGCTTAGCGGTCTGCTATCTGGATCTGGACGGCTTCAAACCAGTTAACGATACCTATGGCCACGATCAGGGCGATCAGCTCCTCATTCAAGTCGCCCAACGTTTGACGGCATGCATCCGGGCCGGAGATACGGTCGCCCGCTTGGGTGGGGATGAGTTTGTGGTCTTGCTGGGCGATCTGGCCACGATTGAGGAAGGAGAGCGCGCCATTGACCGGATGCTGACCACTTTGCAAGCGCCGTTTGACCTCGCCGAGGGCGCGGCGCGGCTCAGCGCCAGCATCGGCGTCACCCTCTACCCGGAAGATGGCGCGGATGCCGATGCCCTCCTGCGCCATGCTGATCATGCAATGTACCTGGCCAAGCAAGCCGGTGGGCATCGCTATCTCATGCCCGATCTTGATGAGCATAATCTTGCTCGCTGATGGCCCTGCATCACGGTGCGCGGACCGATCACTTATCAGAGCTACAATCTGTACCACTTTGGTCTGGTCGCGGCGATGATTTCACCCCACCCGCTCTACCCCAGTACGCAGCACACCGTCTGGGTATAACTCGAACCAGCGATAACCCGGCGGCAGGTCGTCCACTTGCGGTTCCGGGACGCGCGGTTTGAATTGAACGCAGGTTGCGGGCGTCGCCAGCAGGTGAACACCGTTCCGGCGGGCGCTGAATTCGGCGTGAATGTGTCCCCAGACGACCGCGCGGACCTGGGAATAACGATCCAGCACGCTGAATAACGCCGCATGGTTGCTTACCATCATCGTATCCAGCCAAGGCGTTTGGCTAGACACGGGGTTATGGTGTAAACAAACGACGGTGTGCCTGTCCGTATCCGTTACCAGCAGCGTGTCCAGCAAGGCCAGTTCGCTATAAGCCAGATGACCATCGGGCGTGCCGGGAAAACTCGAATCCAGCAGCACGAATTGCCAGTGGTCGGTCACGACGTGACGCTTGCGCCGCACCCATCCATTGCGCAGCATCCAGCTCATGGTGGCGGGAAAATCATGATTGCCCGGCAGACAATAGACCGGCAACTCCAGCAATTCCAGTCGCTGGCGCACTCGTTCGTAGGCTTCGGGTTCATCTCCGACCAGGTCACCGGTGACGAGCATTAAATCCACAGCAGGATAATTTTCCTGAATATGCGCTAACACCGTATTCAGGCCGGCGTCCACATCTATGCCCCAAGTCCGACTACCAGGCTGGGCTTTCAGATGAAGATCGGTGATTTGGATCACTCGCAAGGGAGTGGGAGACGCGACGGTCGACATAAATGATTCCTCAGGGATGAACCCACATAAAGCTTACAGGGATTTTATGAATATCTTGGAACGGCGTTGCCAGTTATAGAGTTCCTGCTTGCCCATCGGCAGGTCGCCCACTTCGGCCGGCTCGAAACCACGCTCCCGAAACCAGTGGGCGGTGCGGGTGGTAAGTACAAACAGCCGCTGTAATCCCTGGGTCTGAGCTTGACGTTCAATAAAGCTGAGCAGCGCATCGGCGCGACCTCGATTGCGGTAGTGGGGATGCATCGCAACACACGCCAGCTCACCTAATCGCTCAACGGGAAATGGATAAAGCGCGGCGCAACCGATGATGGCGCCATCCCGCTCCAACAGAACGAAACGCTCGATTTCCATTTCCAACCGCTCCCGCGATCGCCGCACCAGCGTTCCATCGTCTTCCAGCGGTTGAATCAGCTCCAATAGCCCACCCACATCATCAATGGTCGCCGTCCGCAACCCTTCATAGGTATCGGCGGCGATCAGCGCGCCTACGCCATCGCGGGTGAACAATTCTAGCAACAGCGCGCTATCGACTCGCCGGCTGAGCAGGTGAACGCGACGCACGCCGGTCTGACCGGCGCGCAAAGCCAGACGCAATAGACGGGCGGCTTCCTCGGGCAAGGCGGGATGCTCGGCGAGCAACTGTCCGGCTTCGTCGAGATTCAGTTGCCGAATCGGCTGACCAGCGGTATCGCATAATTCCGGCCCCTCCGTCAGCACCAGCAATTTGTCGGCTTGTAGTGCAATCGCGGCGGCAGCGGCCACATCCTCGGCGCTGAGATTGAAAATTTCCCCGGTCGGCGAGTAGCCCATCGGCGATAACAGGACAATAGCGTCCTGATCCAGCCACAGCCGAATGGCGCGGTCATCAATCCGCCGCACTTCGCCGGTGAAGCCGTAGTCCACGCCGTCGCGCACCCCCAGCGGCCGGGCGGTGATCAAATTGCCGGATACGACTCGCAGGTGCGCGCCGTGCATCGGCGAATTGGCTAACCCCATCGACAAGCGGGCTTCAATGCGCAACCTTAGCCGGCCGACCGCCTGCTTGACGTAGCGCAGGTCATCCGCCTCAGTGACCCGCAATTCATTGACATAACGCCATTCCCGTCCCGCTTCGCGCAGCCGTGCCTCGATTTGATGCCGTGCGCCATGCACCAGCGCCAGGCGAATGCCCAGACTATGTAACAGAGCCAGGTCGTGAATCAGGCTGGAAAAATGCTCGGCCTCTACCGCTTCGCCGCCGAACAAAACGACGAAGGTTTTGCCGCGATGGGCGTTGATATAAGGTCCGGCCTGGCGGAACCACTGGACGAAGGAATCGATCACTCTCGTTCAACCTTTCATTTTCGCTGCGGGTGGCAACAGTATCAGTTTTCCGGTCAATCCCGGCTCCTGCGCCAGCATCTCCCGCACCGGCTTTAAATCCGGCAGGTTCAGGGCCTGGCAAAGCGCCTCATCGATGGCCTGGCGAACCGGATCGATATTCAGTTTGGCCAGCGCCTGTAATTCACGGTCGCACAGCGCATCATAAGCCGCCGCTAGACGCGCCGCTTGCGCATCGCTCAAGGCGCGCACGTCCAAAACCGGCATCGTGGCCCAGGCCGGTTTTTTCACCTGCATCCAGGCTCCTTGCGTCACTACGCGATTTCCGAAAAGCGCCAGCAAAGCTAGGCTGCCATTCAGCCAGAGCAGCAGCGCCTTGCGACGTTCCGGTTCCAAATCGGTCTTAAACGCCCACCAAGTGTTGCCAATGACCGGTTGACTGAGATCAACGGCTAACAGTCGGTGGGTATTAGCGCGCAATCGCCAAGCTAATAGCAAATCCGAGGCGGTTTCCCAAACTTTTTGGTCCTGTAAATTTTCCTGTGATAGACAAACCATAGGGTATACTGATATCTAACTTTTTGCTTTTTCAAGAACTCTTTTGGAGCCGGCCTATTAGGGCATTGATTGATTTTGAAAAAGGGCGAAATCCATGGAAGGCTGCCGATCGGGCGGCGGCTGAGGATGCGTCCAGAAATTCTGTAAAAAACCACGCCTCCTCTTTGATCTGGAGAAGCGCCATGCCGACCGTTGAATTGATTCTTCGTGATGATGAAGGTCGTATTATTGATCATCGATCCACACGAACATATTCTTTGGATTGGAGAAATCAAAGCTTGCATTGTATTGAAGGTGCAGTTGAAGAATTTAAGAAAAATGCACTACCGGATCTTCAGGCTGATTTGTTAGAAGCGGCTCAAAACATCTTTATTCAGGATAAAAAAAAGACTTGATTTGCAATGGGACAACACCCATCAAGATTAAGACGCTTCATGGACCTTTTGAATTTAGACTTCAGCGATTTATTGATCGAGAATACCCTAGTTTGCCTCATCGAACCTACTTTGATTTGACGGATCAATTTCAGGAAGATTATGTGAGTGATCGGTTAAAAGAATTCTCCGCTTATTATAGCAATCGCTTAAGCTATATCGATGTATCCGATTTAATAGAGAGGGTCACCGGGTTCCGACAACTCAGTGACCAAAAAATCCACCATGTGGTGGTTGAAAAGGCGCAAGCGCTCAGTCAAGCGTGCGTCGCGCAAGTGGAAGAAACCTTATCGAAGACGAGTGGTTCTGTCATCAACATTGACCCTGATGTTGATATTTACGACCCAGAAAGTCGGGAAATTCTGATTTTCGAAGATGCCATTCAAGTCCGTGGTCAGAAAGAAAATCGTATAAGAAAACAATCAGTTATAAAGGAAGAAGTGCCAGAGAAATCCGCACCGAAGAAGACGTCTGCCGTATCGAGTGACGTCATTCTCTTTGAAAATAAAGACGGCGATCTTGAATACCTGACCGCACCGATTGATCGACAGGGGAAAGCGATCATTCCGGTTGCTGATATTCTGAAAAGCCGGGTGATTGAAGATTATGGGAAAG is a window from the Gammaproteobacteria bacterium genome containing:
- the argA gene encoding amino-acid N-acetyltransferase; this translates as MIDSFVQWFRQAGPYINAHRGKTFVVLFGGEAVEAEHFSSLIHDLALLHSLGIRLALVHGARHQIEARLREAGREWRYVNELRVTEADDLRYVKQAVGRLRLRIEARLSMGLANSPMHGAHLRVVSGNLITARPLGVRDGVDYGFTGEVRRIDDRAIRLWLDQDAIVLLSPMGYSPTGEIFNLSAEDVAAAAAIALQADKLLVLTEGPELCDTAGQPIRQLNLDEAGQLLAEHPALPEEAARLLRLALRAGQTGVRRVHLLSRRVDSALLLELFTRDGVGALIAADTYEGLRTATIDDVGGLLELIQPLEDDGTLVRRSRERLEMEIERFVLLERDGAIIGCAALYPFPVERLGELACVAMHPHYRNRGRADALLSFIERQAQTQGLQRLFVLTTRTAHWFRERGFEPAEVGDLPMGKQELYNWQRRSKIFIKSL